Within the Zea mays cultivar B73 chromosome 10, Zm-B73-REFERENCE-NAM-5.0, whole genome shotgun sequence genome, the region ggaagtgggaaaaaataatctgaaataagcacctcctcacttgcttatggattatcataatcaaaggggttagattatataatctgggcaaataagctggactgtttgtttgcctcttaggattatttaatctagattatataatctggggggtaaacaaacaggccctaaggcTCCAGCTTTGCACCTTCGAGATCTATGTTTGAACCCCACCCACGCGTGCAACATCCTCGACGCCTATTTTTTTTTGCATGAATTTCAGACGGAGTAGCGAGAGCGCTCGAGTAGGTGCGCTTTTTACCACGATGTGGCCACTTACATATAGTAGAGATTATTCTATTTTTTTGGAATTAAAACATATTAAATTTAATTGAAAATATGCCATTCAATAAATGTATAATTAATAAAAGATCTAAAAAATATATTTAGTATaacaataataatatataaatttAGCCACAATTGACTTTACAATAAAATTTGAAATGTAATTTAAGACGTGAGGAGTCTTAGTTAGTGCATAATGCATTAGTAGCACTAGCGACAAAGTGGTACAGACTGCGTCATTTTGCGTACACGCGACTTACTGGTGCTAACAAGTAAGGATGCCTACGTACTGCATAGTTCCCCCATGCAGACTCGTTGATGTCTTTTTGATAGATAAACATCTCGACGTGTTTTCCAGATAATCCAAGGAAGACACGAGTCACGAAGTACTTATCCAAGACACGACACCATGATCAGTTTTCGTTACGGAGTTTTTTTACTCGTACTTCTTCTTGCCGGACCCGATCCGTTCGATTGGATTCACTGACCCATATGTACGGTGCAGTACCATATGACACGGCCCACGGGCCACGGCTCGTGGTCGTGGTGGCATCGCTATCCTTTCCTCTGGCTGACGCACTGACGGACCAAAACCACACGTCACCTCGTCCGCTCTCACTCAGAGGCAGAGACAGACAGACTCTTCACTGGTCACGCCCCGTCCCACCAATAATTCCGTTCCCGTCCAAAGCGCCGCTTCCCGCGACGTCCGCCACGTGGGTCCCCAGCGCCCGTACGCCATCCGCACTCACCGACGCGTGGGGCCACCGCACGTGGCCTCACCTGTCATTCAGGCGGCTCCGTTACCCGCCGCGGGGCCCTCCGCCCCCGCACGGTGAGACTACCGCCGGCGGgtcccgcccggcccggcccggtatATATACGGACAAGCGCCCTGCTGTTTCGCGTTTCCGATTTCGCCAAATATTTATAATACTAGTGCTATTATAGTATTCCGTGCTTTCTTTGAAAACTGTTTTTTGCGCTTCGTAATCGTCTCTGCTTCGCTTCTCCGCTCCGCCtgtcgccaccaccaccaccaactcgCCGGAGAACTGTCCCGACGACTGCGCGCGCGGAGAGCTGTGGGGGCGCGGGAGAGGGAGGTAGTACTGGGAATGGAGGAGGAGTCGAGGCTTAGCGGCGCTTTCTCGCTCCATCTCTAGGGTTTGGTTGCTAGTCTGCCCCGGCTGGGGGCGTGCGCGCCGGCCTGGAGCTGGACTGGAGGTAGCAGCCAGCGTCCGGCTCCCCGTTGCAAGCATTAAGCTGCGCGGCTGGAGTGCCCCCCCCCTTTGGCCCCGCCTCCGCGTCTTTCAACTCTGGTGAAGGTGCTGCTGTTGTGGCCTGCGCCATGGAACCGTTTCCCCAGCTTGCGGCTGCGTCCACAGGTTGCGTGCACGCGTCGGGCTCCGGACTGTGACGCCGACGAGGGGATCTCAGGCGCCCAACTGGTGAGACCGCACTTTCGTCGcgcgctcgctctctctctctcactcactctctctctctgtgtGATTTTTGCCGTCTGGATGTTTTTAGGCTGCTCATGCGGTTTTCAATTTCGTCTTAGCCGTTACTAGCTTTTTCGGGAGCAAACGGTGCTTGACTTACGGAGAATTTCGCGTGATCTTGGTTCCATCGCGTGATCCGGGTTCAGTATTTTGATGCGCGCGGCCTGCACCATTTTTTTGGTCGGTTCCGGCTTTTATTTCGATCACAGGTTGCTTGTGTGCTTTTCGTGCTTGTCCACGCCGGCGTCCATTGGTTAATTAATTTCCCGGTCTTTTTCTGCGCTCTTTTACTACGGCCAAATGTTGCTGGAGCCCATAGTTGAATTCTGTACACTGTTTTTTTAATTAATCGGTAAAAGCGAGCGCTTCTGGCCCGGAATTCTGAACCCCGAAGCTGTAGATTTCTGCCAAGTGTTCCATGGCCCCGGTTTTGTTCGGGACCCAAATTTCCGCGCACTTCGTCAAGGTTTCTGTGTTTATGGCTTTATGCTTTGAATTTCTGATCCGTTTGAACCGAGCTCACGGGAGCGTTGAAACTTGTCTCTGTGTTTTAAGGTCCGGGGTGAGGCGCAGCGCCCGCAGGATGCCAACCGAGCAGAGGCGCTACATGCCCCCGGCCCATTTTCTTCCGGCGGAGTCGGAATCGTCCTCCTTCCCTGACGAGCTTCGCTTGCGTCCTGAGGTGAAACTACTGTTTGAATCCGTTCTTCAACTTAGAGGTTTCCTCCGCAAAGATCTATTCCCACTAGTTGAAACCTGAAATCATAGGTAATGATGGTTCGTGCCTATGTATTTTCTGGCCAAGAAGTAGCTTTTTAGTTTTGGTGTCTATGGCCTACTACTATGATGAACTAGAACTAAGGCAAATTCGTTTCATAACGCCTAATTCTTTTGTAGAGGCAAGTTGGACTTTTGAAGCAGGGTTGCTTTCCTGAGCATGCTGGTGAGTGCCTGAGCATCTAGTTCACATTGTGGTTGAATTGTACTATACATCGAAGCATCTGGATGTTCACATGAGAATGATGTTAGTAGATTTGTCATCAGACAAATTTCTATACATTACAGTTTTGTTCAAAGTTTCTGTTATATTTTTAGAAATACTAATGGTCAATGATTGTCGTGCTCTAAATGTTCAAGTGAATGAAGAACGGAGGTAGTAGCTGGGGTATTTGACATTCATGTTTCTTCAGTTTGTACAACGGATTGAAAAAGACCTGAGTATGTGTATCACATTTCGAGGAAGTTTTTAGGTAGCTGCATTTTTATGTAGAGGCCAAACACCTGATTTAGTTGGCAACTGTTTTTGTGAAGTGTCTTGGTCTTGTCAGTACTCACTGCACATTTTTTCGAATTTAGCATTGCTAGTTTTACCCCATTATACCTATTTTGGCTTTGGTGTCACTGTTTCGGCCACTGATTTGTTTTTTCTCTAAACAGGCAGATTTGCTTGTTCTCCCCTGCAAAAGCTCAAGTGTATTGGCGCAACAGTAGTGGATCAGCTAGATATTATGCAGCCACACAAGCTAATGGACCAGAAAGTGCCATTTAGCCTTGATGACAAGTTGTTGGATGTTAAGCTGCCACCATCTTCCTGGAGAGAGGATCAGGATCCAGCAAACCAACTCGATTCTTTTCCCAAGCCATTGGTTTCACCTCTAGAAGGTAGAAGGGGAAGTGTAAATGGGACCCAATATGAAAGTGGACTTTTCTCTAGCTCCCTTCCAGAATTTTTTGACAAGAAAAGTGAGCCATCATACTTGTTTCCTACGTTCTCTTTTACTGGACGTATTTAGTAGTACTGAACAATGAGCTGCTTGTTTCACCTGCAATAATTAAAATATCGGTGCATGAACATAAGGAGAAAAGGTCTCGGAGCAGTTGGGAAAAGATGAACAGAAGACAATATAGACAAAGCGAATTTACTCTGCCCTTTTCCTTTAAGAATCTTGCTTCTTTATCCACTCATCCTTTCTACTAGCTGAAAGAATCCACTGTCTCTATGAACTTTCAACTCTTTATACTACATCCAAGAAAAAAAAGGCTCTGGTTTCAGCAACAATTTAATCTCATTTTCATTTGCTGTTGTGCAGTAAGATTAACTCCAAAGAACAGAGTTGTTGGTCATCTGGTTGGAAAAGTTAACCATGCTGATGATGAACCATTTGAGTTGACAAAGGAAATCGAGGCCCAAATAATTGGCAACCTGCTCCCTGATGACGACGACTTATTGTCAAGTGTTTGTGGTGATATTGGGTATAATACCAATGCGAATAATCAGGATGAGATTGATGATGATATTTTTTGTACTGGAGGTGGAATGGAATTGGAAGCAGATGGAAATAGCAAATTGTTAAACTTTAATGGTGGAGCCAGTCAGACTAGGTCAATTGTCCAACTCAATGGTGAGCGATCCTCGAGAATCCTTTTTGTCGGAAACATTGATAGCAACGTCGAGGATTCTGAATTGAAATTCATGTTTGAGGTAAGTTTTCCTTTTCATCTTGAGTTATAGACATACCCTAAGGCAGAATATTTAAGTCTAATGATATTTACATTCCCTTTTAGCAATATGGAGACATGCAGACACTTAATGCTTCTTGCAAACATCATGGTTTTGTGATGGTATCTTACTATGATATAAGATCGGCAGAAAATGCTATGAGGGCCCTTCAAAGCAAGCCACTCAGATGTAGGAAACTTGACATACGTTACTCGAGTCCAAAGGTAGTATTTTCTTGATATAATGATGTTTTCCTTTTTCTATAACATGCTTTCGTAGTGCCATTCCCAACTTCATCAGTGCTTACTGTGATGCTATTACTTATTATTTTACCTCAGTCTCTGTCTATGAAATTACCTATTTTTGGCCAATTGTTGCTGGCATGATGTGAAAATTTGTAAGTTTGATAACTACTACAATCTAATGGTGAGTCTATTCTCTTAGGACTATCCTTTGGATAAAGATATCAACCTGTCCATGGTAATAGTTAATCTTGAAGCTTCGATAACTAATGATGACCTGCACCAGATATTTGGTGTCTTTGGTGAAATCAAGGAGGTATGATATCATGATATAGCACATAATCTTACATTATTTAGCTCTTATTTCAGGTGAAACATTACTaaataactttctttcagattcaccctacttCAGATAATGACCATTACAAATCGATAGAATTTTTTGATGTCAGAGCAGCTGAAGCTGCACAATATGCCTTAAACAGgagtgaaatttcaggaaataaaAACAAATTGGAGCCTAGCTGTCTGGGTGGTACTGAACGGTAATATATTGTGTGACCACTTTACATCTTAAACCTCTTGTGTATACACCTCACAACAGGCCTGGTCACCAACACCGAGCCACATTTGTGTATGAAATCATCATGATCTTAAATCTTTTATTTTACTAATATATCAATTTTCTGTGTGGCAGTTTGATGCAGCAGATGTCTCGTGCATTGGAACATGAACAGTTTGGTGCATGTAAACTCGGAAGCCCAAACAGTCCTTCAACATGCTTTGGTATGCATTTTTATTTCTAATATTGAAATGTCTTTTCTCTGTTCTATTTTCTGACTGTAAGGCATAATGCAAGGTTCTGTCAATATGGCACCCATCAGATCCACTAGCACAGAAAGTGGAACTGTTCAGGTTTTATGTTCTAGAGTTCAGACACCGATAAACCAATTCCGAGAGGGAAGGAATTTTCTGGATCTTCCCTCAACTACCATAAGTAGATCCTCTCCTGTTGGAATTACACCTGCAGGATTACAAAGCGGCCACCACGCTCTTGATGAGCACATCCATTCACTTGGAAAGATGAATGTACAGAACAAGGGACGAATGGATTGTGGATTTCAAGAGAGTACTGCTTTCCATCCTCATTCTCTCCCTGACTTCAATGACAGACTAAGAAATGGTATCTCCTATAACTGCTCAATACCTCCCATCGGTGTTAAGAGCAATGCTAGAGCTGCTGAAGCAATGGATGTCAGGCACATTTACAAAGGAGGTTGTGGGCATCTCAGCAATCAATCTTCTGCTCATACTGAAGGTATCAACTATTAGATCTTGGTTTTCTTGTTTGGTGATTTATACATAGTATTTCTGAGTACCCAGATTTGCATATCAGTTGCATGGACATTTTTTTCTCTCGGCGTGCTGGTTATTTCTCATAATGCCATCGTACAAGAATGGATGCTTTTATGTTGATCACAAGAAACCTTTTGTATATTATGGTAACTATTATATGATAGAGGATTGCTCACTTGTCTAATGCTTTTTGCACAGCACTTGGGTTTTCAAGAACTGGTAGCTGCCCTCTCTATGGTCACCAACTAGCATGGAGTAATTCTAATAACCTACACCAGCAGCCTTCTTCTCCCATGATATGGCCTAGCATGGGCCCATTTACCAATAATATGCCATCTCGCCAGTTGATGCAAGTGCATGGAATTTCAAGAGCACCATTGCGCATGCTTGAAAATAATATCCCTATGAATCACCAACATGTGGGATCTGCCCCAGCTGTCAATCCATCAATTTGGGATAGACGACATGGATATGCAGGGGAGATGATGGAAACACCAGGATTCCACCCAGGGAGTGCTGGAAGCATGGGTTTCCCTGGCAGCACACATCTGCATCAGTTGGAGACCAATGGTATGTTTCCTCACAATGGAGGGACTTTCATGGACCCAGCTATGTCTCCTGTGCACATGAGTGCTCGCTCTCCTCAGCAGAGGGGGCATATTTTCCATCGAAGGAGCAATGTGGCTCCTATTCCATCCTCTTTCGATTCTGCTGGTGAACGGATGCGGAGCCGAAGAAATGACTCGAATGTAAATCAATCTGACAACAAAAGGCTGTTTGAGCTTGACATTGAGCGTATAGTCCGGGGCGAGGACTCCCGGACTACACTGATGATAAAGAATATCCCAAACAAGTATATATCAGAGATTTATTCTagttttctgtgaaggatcttctATGTTTTAAGTCATACAAATTTTGATGTTTCCCATAATCCTTTGTGGTGATGTAGGTACACATCAAAGATGCTTCTGGCAGCTATTGATGAAAGTCACCGGGGAACTTATGATTTTATCTACCTGCCAATTGACTTTAAGGTGAGTGGTCTGGTATTAGTCTTGGTTAGCAGATAGTTCTTTAATTTTACCTGCTTCTTTGTTACTTGCATGTTTGTTGGACTAAACATTAATAATCTCCATTTTCAGAATAAGTGCAATGTTGGTTATGCATTCATCAACATGATCAATCCTGACAATATTGTTCCATTTTATAAGGTGAGATTCTAAAACATACTTAAAAAAACAGACGAACCTATGAGGAGCTAGGTAGCATTTTATTAAGAAATTAAACTCCCCAAA harbors:
- the LOC100192762 gene encoding protein MEI2-like 1 isoform X2, with the translated sequence MPTEQRRYMPPAHFLPAESESSSFPDELRLRPERQVGLLKQGCFPEHAGRFACSPLQKLKCIGATVVDQLDIMQPHKLMDQKVPFSLDDKLLDVKLPPSSWREDQDPANQLDSFPKPLVSPLEGRRGSVNGTQYESGLFSSSLPEFFDKKIRLTPKNRVVGHLVGKVNHADDEPFELTKEIEAQIIGNLLPDDDDLLSSVCGDIGYNTNANNQDEIDDDIFCTGGGMELEADGNSKLLNFNGGASQTRSIVQLNGERSSRILFVGNIDSNVEDSELKFMFEQYGDMQTLNASCKHHGFVMVSYYDIRSAENAMRALQSKPLRCRKLDIRYSSPKDYPLDKDINLSMVIVNLEASITNDDLHQIFGVFGEIKEIHPTSDNDHYKSIEFFDVRAAEAAQYALNRSEISGNKNKLEPSCLGGTERLMQQMSRALEHEQFGACKLGSPNSPSTCFGSVNMAPIRSTSTESGTVQVLCSRVQTPINQFREGRNFLDLPSTTISRSSPVGITPAGLQSGHHALDEHIHSLGKMNVQNKGRMDCGFQESTAFHPHSLPDFNDRLRNGISYNCSIPPIGVKSNARAAEAMDVRHIYKGGCGHLSNQSSAHTEALGFSRTGSCPLYGHQLAWSNSNNLHQQPSSPMIWPSMGPFTNNMPSRQLMQVHGISRAPLRMLENNIPMNHQHVGSAPAVNPSIWDRRHGYAGEMMETPGFHPGSAGSMGFPGSTHLHQLETNGMFPHNGGTFMDPAMSPVHMSARSPQQRGHIFHRRSNVAPIPSSFDSAGERMRSRRNDSNVNQSDNKRLFELDIERIVRGEDSRTTLMIKNIPNKYTSKMLLAAIDESHRGTYDFIYLPIDFKTFHGKRWEKFNSEKVASLAYARIQGKSALVAHFQNSSLMNEDKRCRPILFHSDGPNAGDQEPFPVGSNVRSRPGRSRILSWEQNHQDIVSDHTKGGTPSRAGGTPGYIATDTDHTAVD
- the LOC100192762 gene encoding protein MEI2-like 1 isoform X4; the encoded protein is MQPHKLMDQKVPFSLDDKLLDVKLPPSSWREDQDPANQLDSFPKPLVSPLEGRRGSVNGTQYESGLFSSSLPEFFDKKIRLTPKNRVVGHLVGKVNHADDEPFELTKEIEAQIIGNLLPDDDDLLSSVCGDIGYNTNANNQDEIDDDIFCTGGGMELEADGNSKLLNFNGGASQTRSIVQLNGERSSRILFVGNIDSNVEDSELKFMFEQYGDMQTLNASCKHHGFVMVSYYDIRSAENAMRALQSKPLRCRKLDIRYSSPKDYPLDKDINLSMVIVNLEASITNDDLHQIFGVFGEIKEIHPTSDNDHYKSIEFFDVRAAEAAQYALNRSEISGNKNKLEPSCLGGTERLMQQMSRALEHEQFGACKLGSPNSPSTCFGSVNMAPIRSTSTESGTVQVLCSRVQTPINQFREGRNFLDLPSTTISRSSPVGITPAGLQSGHHALDEHIHSLGKMNVQNKGRMDCGFQESTAFHPHSLPDFNDRLRNGISYNCSIPPIGVKSNARAAEAMDVRHIYKGGCGHLSNQSSAHTEALGFSRTGSCPLYGHQLAWSNSNNLHQQPSSPMIWPSMGPFTNNMPSRQLMQVHGISRAPLRMLENNIPMNHQHVGSAPAVNPSIWDRRHGYAGEMMETPGFHPGSAGSMGFPGSTHLHQLETNGMFPHNGGTFMDPAMSPVHMSARSPQQRGHIFHRRSNVAPIPSSFDSAGERMRSRRNDSNVNQSDNKRLFELDIERIVRGEDSRTTLMIKNIPNKYTSKMLLAAIDESHRGTYDFIYLPIDFKTFHGKRWEKFNSEKVASLAYARIQGKSALVAHFQNSSLMNEDKRCRPILFHSDGPNAGDQEPFPVGSNVRSRPGRSRILSWEQNHQDIVSDHTKGGTPSRAGGTPGYIATDTDHTAVD
- the LOC100192762 gene encoding Protein MEI2-like 1, with the translated sequence MPTEQRRYMPPAHFLPAESESSSFPDELRLRPERQVGLLKQGCFPEHAGRFACSPLQKLKCIGATVVDQLDIMQPHKLMDQKVPFSLDDKLLDVKLPPSSWREDQDPANQLDSFPKPLVSPLEGRRGSVNGTQYESGLFSSSLPEFFDKKIRLTPKNRVVGHLVGKVNHADDEPFELTKEIEAQIIGNLLPDDDDLLSSVCGDIGYNTNANNQDEIDDDIFCTGGGMELEADGNSKLLNFNGGASQTRSIVQLNGERSSRILFVGNIDSNVEDSELKFMFEQYGDMQTLNASCKHHGFVMVSYYDIRSAENAMRALQSKPLRCRKLDIRYSSPKDYPLDKDINLSMVIVNLEASITNDDLHQIFGVFGEIKEIHPTSDNDHYKSIEFFDVRAAEAAQYALNRSEISGNKNKLEPSCLGGTERLMQQMSRALEHEQFGACKLGSPNSPSTCFGSVNMAPIRSTSTESGTVQVLCSRVQTPINQFREGRNFLDLPSTTISRSSPVGITPAGLQSGHHALDEHIHSLGKMNVQNKGRMDCGFQESTAFHPHSLPDFNDRLRNGISYNCSIPPIGVKSNARAAEAMDVRHIYKGGCGHLSNQSSAHTEALGFSRTGSCPLYGHQLAWSNSNNLHQQPSSPMIWPSMGPFTNNMPSRQLMQVHGISRAPLRMLENNIPMNHQHVGSAPAVNPSIWDRRHGYAGEMMETPGFHPGSAGSMGFPGSTHLHQLETNGMFPHNGGTFMDPAMSPVHMSARSPQQRGHIFHRRSNVAPIPSSFDSAGERMRSRRNDSNVNQSDNKRLFELDIERIVRGEDSRTTLMIKNIPNKYTSKMLLAAIDESHRGTYDFIYLPIDFKNKCNVGYAFINMINPDNIVPFYKTFHGKRWEKFNSEKVASLAYARIQGKSALVAHFQNSSLMNEDKRCRPILFHSDGPNAGDQEPFPVGSNVRSRPGRSRILSWEQNHQDIVSDHTKGGTPSRAGGTPGYIATDTDHTAVD
- the LOC100192762 gene encoding protein MEI2-like 1 isoform X3; this translates as MQPHKLMDQKVPFSLDDKLLDVKLPPSSWREDQDPANQLDSFPKPLVSPLEGRRGSVNGTQYESGLFSSSLPEFFDKKIRLTPKNRVVGHLVGKVNHADDEPFELTKEIEAQIIGNLLPDDDDLLSSVCGDIGYNTNANNQDEIDDDIFCTGGGMELEADGNSKLLNFNGGASQTRSIVQLNGERSSRILFVGNIDSNVEDSELKFMFEQYGDMQTLNASCKHHGFVMVSYYDIRSAENAMRALQSKPLRCRKLDIRYSSPKDYPLDKDINLSMVIVNLEASITNDDLHQIFGVFGEIKEIHPTSDNDHYKSIEFFDVRAAEAAQYALNRSEISGNKNKLEPSCLGGTERLMQQMSRALEHEQFGACKLGSPNSPSTCFGSVNMAPIRSTSTESGTVQVLCSRVQTPINQFREGRNFLDLPSTTISRSSPVGITPAGLQSGHHALDEHIHSLGKMNVQNKGRMDCGFQESTAFHPHSLPDFNDRLRNGISYNCSIPPIGVKSNARAAEAMDVRHIYKGGCGHLSNQSSAHTEALGFSRTGSCPLYGHQLAWSNSNNLHQQPSSPMIWPSMGPFTNNMPSRQLMQVHGISRAPLRMLENNIPMNHQHVGSAPAVNPSIWDRRHGYAGEMMETPGFHPGSAGSMGFPGSTHLHQLETNGMFPHNGGTFMDPAMSPVHMSARSPQQRGHIFHRRSNVAPIPSSFDSAGERMRSRRNDSNVNQSDNKRLFELDIERIVRGEDSRTTLMIKNIPNKYTSKMLLAAIDESHRGTYDFIYLPIDFKNKCNVGYAFINMINPDNIVPFYKTFHGKRWEKFNSEKVASLAYARIQGKSALVAHFQNSSLMNEDKRCRPILFHSDGPNAGDQEPFPVGSNVRSRPGRSRILSWEQNHQDIVSDHTKGGTPSRAGGTPGYIATDTDHTAVD